One Brachybacterium aquaticum genomic region harbors:
- a CDS encoding formate--tetrahydrofolate ligase, translated as MSAQNPDLEIAQAATLLPIREIAERAGIPEKALIPYGTTKAKVDVRAMEPTGRTGRLVLVSAMSPTPAGEGKSTTTVGLADAFSLLGHRTMVALREPALGPIMGVKGGATGGGYSQVVPMEDINLHFTGDFHAIQIANNTLAALVDNHLQQGNELDIDPRRIQWKRVVDVNDRALRQVVIGLGGTGQGVPREDGFDIVVASEIMAILCLATDLADLQRRIDAIVVGYRRDRTPVTVADLQVGGAITMLLKDALLPNLVQTLGGTPALVHGGPFANIAHGCNSLAATRLALSLADITVTEAGFGSDLGAEKFLDIKSRLGGLHPDAAVVVATVRALKMHGGVAKEDLGTEDLDSALKGTANLARHVENLRKFGIEPVIALNRFPTDTEAELEGVLAWAKEQGFRAALSEVWAKGGEGGKAVAEQVLAAIEEDSPSYHPLYDPADGIENSLRTLAKEIYGADDVVFEDKAPAQLRMLKRNGWDTLPVCVAKTQYSFSDDPKALGAPTGFVLHVRDLVPKIGAGFVVALTGAIMTMPGLPKEPAALRMGVTESGESVGLF; from the coding sequence ATGTCAGCCCAGAACCCGGATCTCGAGATCGCCCAGGCGGCGACCCTGCTGCCGATCCGCGAGATCGCCGAGCGCGCCGGGATCCCCGAGAAGGCCCTGATCCCCTACGGCACGACGAAGGCCAAGGTGGACGTCCGCGCGATGGAGCCGACGGGGCGCACGGGACGCCTCGTGCTGGTCTCCGCCATGTCGCCCACCCCCGCGGGCGAGGGCAAATCCACCACCACCGTCGGCCTCGCCGACGCCTTCTCGCTGCTCGGCCATCGCACGATGGTCGCCCTGCGCGAACCCGCACTCGGCCCGATCATGGGCGTCAAGGGCGGCGCCACCGGCGGCGGCTACTCGCAGGTGGTGCCGATGGAGGACATCAACCTCCACTTCACCGGCGACTTCCACGCGATCCAGATCGCGAACAACACCCTCGCGGCCCTGGTCGACAATCACCTCCAGCAGGGCAACGAGCTCGACATCGACCCGCGCCGCATCCAGTGGAAGCGGGTCGTCGACGTGAACGACCGCGCCCTGCGCCAGGTCGTCATCGGGCTCGGCGGGACCGGGCAGGGCGTCCCCCGCGAGGACGGATTCGACATCGTCGTCGCCTCCGAGATCATGGCGATCCTGTGCCTCGCGACAGATCTCGCGGACCTGCAGCGCCGCATCGACGCCATCGTCGTCGGCTACCGCCGCGACCGCACCCCGGTGACCGTCGCCGATCTCCAGGTGGGCGGCGCGATCACCATGCTGCTCAAGGACGCCCTGCTGCCGAATCTGGTCCAGACCCTCGGCGGCACGCCCGCCCTCGTGCACGGCGGGCCTTTCGCGAACATCGCCCACGGCTGCAACTCCCTCGCCGCGACCCGCCTCGCGCTCTCCCTCGCGGACATCACCGTGACCGAGGCAGGCTTCGGCTCCGATCTCGGCGCGGAGAAGTTCCTCGACATCAAGTCCCGCCTCGGCGGTCTCCATCCCGACGCCGCCGTGGTCGTCGCGACCGTTCGCGCACTGAAGATGCACGGCGGCGTCGCCAAGGAGGACCTCGGCACCGAGGACCTCGACTCCGCGCTGAAGGGCACCGCGAACCTCGCCCGCCACGTCGAGAACCTGCGCAAGTTCGGCATCGAGCCGGTCATCGCGCTGAACCGCTTCCCCACCGACACCGAGGCGGAGCTCGAGGGCGTCCTCGCCTGGGCGAAGGAGCAGGGCTTCCGCGCGGCGCTGTCCGAGGTGTGGGCCAAGGGCGGCGAGGGCGGCAAGGCCGTGGCCGAGCAGGTGCTCGCCGCGATCGAGGAGGACAGCCCCTCCTACCACCCGCTCTACGACCCGGCCGACGGGATCGAGAACTCCCTGCGCACCCTCGCCAAGGAGATCTACGGCGCCGACGACGTGGTCTTCGAGGACAAGGCCCCCGCACAGCTGCGGATGCTCAAGCGCAACGGCTGGGACACCCTGCCCGTGTGCGTCGCGAAGACGCAGTACTCCTTCTCCGACGACCCCAAGGCCCTCGGCGCGCCCACCGGCTTCGTGCTGCACGTGCGCGACCTGGTCCCCAAGATCGGCGCGGGCTTCGTCGTCGCCCTCACCGGCGCGATCATGACCATGCCGGGCCTGCCCAAGGAGCCGGCCGCCCTGCGGATGGGCGTCACCGAGTCCG
- a CDS encoding MMPL family transporter, with protein MPHSASSPASSSSPASPDPAGPGAPSGGASAHAGSPQSGGRRHRRDLPRTPRALRILLPALLIVGWLALAGVGGPYFGRVDEVSSNDRTAYLPESSEATRVAQLAPEFTGSDAIPAIIVITSPTAIDAESSAAIEQATADLAQLEQVRGDISPPITSEDGLAVQVFVPLDAETDLAEATTAIRAELEADLPPGLTGYVTGPAGFSADLAEAFAGIDGLLLGVALAAVLLILVVVYRSLLLPAVVLATSMSALCAALLLIWHLAAADVLLLSGQTQGILFILVIGAATDYSLLYVARYRDELRRTASRWTATTRALRGTIEPVLASGGTVIAGLLCLLLSDLRSNSSLGPVAAVGILFAMAAALTFLPAALLLLGRTAFWPRRPRLETGADGGAETGTSGHGVWERIARAVRRRPRPVWVLTALVLAVGGIGLVQLEADGVPQSDLVLGESAAREGQAVLGEHFPAGAGSPVQVLVPEADLEATAELLLAADGIDSVAVTAADSPSGSAPVTADGIQPLGPPGSPAPEPTVVDGQVLLQATLSSAPDSLAAEETVRELRGELAAQDLPALVGGSTATALDTDETSVHDRALIIPIVLVVITVILMLLLRAILAPLLLIATTVLSFATALGISAIVFEHVFRFPGADPAVPLYGFVFLVALGIDYNIFLMTRVREESLRHGTRDGVVRGLAVTGGVITSAGLVLAATFAALGVIPILFLAQIAFIVALGVLLDTFVVRTLLVPALALDLGRVIWWPSALWRRGKP; from the coding sequence ATGCCGCACTCCGCCTCCTCCCCCGCTTCGTCCTCTTCCCCCGCTTCCCCCGACCCTGCCGGTCCTGGCGCCCCGTCGGGTGGAGCCTCTGCGCACGCCGGCTCGCCGCAGAGCGGCGGGCGTCGGCATCGCCGGGACCTGCCCCGCACGCCCCGGGCGCTGCGCATCCTGCTGCCGGCGCTGCTGATCGTCGGCTGGCTCGCGCTCGCGGGGGTGGGCGGCCCCTACTTCGGGCGGGTCGACGAGGTCTCCTCGAACGACCGCACGGCCTATCTGCCCGAGTCCTCCGAGGCGACCCGCGTCGCGCAGCTCGCCCCCGAGTTCACCGGTTCCGATGCGATCCCCGCGATCATCGTCATCACCTCCCCCACCGCGATCGACGCGGAGTCCTCTGCGGCGATCGAACAGGCCACCGCCGATCTGGCCCAGCTCGAGCAGGTCCGCGGCGACATCTCCCCGCCGATCACCTCCGAGGACGGACTCGCGGTCCAGGTGTTCGTGCCGCTGGACGCCGAGACGGACCTCGCCGAGGCGACCACCGCCATCCGGGCCGAGCTCGAGGCCGATCTGCCGCCGGGCCTCACCGGGTACGTCACCGGGCCCGCGGGCTTCTCCGCCGATCTCGCCGAGGCCTTCGCGGGGATCGACGGCCTGCTGCTGGGCGTCGCCCTCGCTGCCGTGCTGCTGATCCTGGTGGTGGTCTACCGCTCGCTGCTGCTGCCCGCCGTCGTGCTCGCCACCAGCATGTCCGCCCTGTGCGCGGCGCTGCTGCTGATCTGGCACCTGGCCGCCGCCGATGTGCTGCTGCTGTCCGGCCAGACCCAGGGCATCCTGTTCATCCTGGTGATCGGCGCGGCCACCGACTACTCCCTGCTCTACGTCGCCCGGTACCGCGACGAGCTGCGCCGCACCGCGAGCCGCTGGACGGCCACCACGAGGGCCCTGCGCGGCACGATCGAGCCCGTCCTCGCCTCGGGCGGCACGGTGATCGCGGGACTGCTGTGCCTGCTGCTCTCCGACCTGCGCTCCAACAGCTCCCTCGGACCGGTCGCCGCGGTCGGCATCCTGTTCGCGATGGCGGCCGCCTTGACCTTCCTCCCCGCCGCGCTGCTGCTCCTCGGCCGTACGGCGTTCTGGCCCCGTCGGCCGCGGCTCGAGACCGGGGCCGACGGCGGGGCCGAGACCGGCACGTCGGGCCACGGCGTCTGGGAGCGCATCGCCCGCGCCGTCCGCCGCCGCCCGCGCCCTGTGTGGGTGCTGACCGCGCTGGTCCTCGCCGTCGGCGGGATCGGCCTGGTCCAGCTCGAGGCCGACGGGGTCCCGCAGTCGGATCTGGTGCTCGGGGAGTCCGCGGCCCGGGAGGGGCAGGCCGTCCTCGGCGAGCACTTCCCCGCCGGTGCCGGCTCCCCTGTGCAGGTGCTCGTCCCGGAAGCGGACCTGGAGGCCACGGCGGAGCTGCTGCTCGCGGCCGACGGCATCGACTCCGTCGCGGTGACCGCCGCGGACTCCCCCAGCGGCTCCGCCCCGGTGACCGCCGACGGGATCCAGCCCCTCGGCCCGCCCGGGAGCCCCGCCCCCGAACCGACCGTCGTCGACGGGCAGGTGCTGCTGCAGGCGACGCTGTCCAGCGCGCCGGATTCCCTCGCGGCGGAGGAGACGGTCCGCGAGCTGCGCGGCGAGCTCGCGGCGCAGGATCTGCCCGCCCTGGTCGGCGGCTCCACGGCGACCGCGCTGGACACGGACGAGACGTCCGTGCACGACCGCGCGCTGATCATCCCCATCGTCCTCGTGGTGATCACGGTGATCCTCATGCTGCTGCTGCGCGCGATCCTCGCCCCGCTGCTGCTGATCGCCACGACGGTGCTGTCCTTCGCGACGGCGCTCGGGATCTCCGCGATCGTGTTCGAGCATGTGTTCCGCTTCCCCGGCGCGGATCCCGCCGTCCCCCTGTACGGCTTCGTGTTCCTCGTCGCCCTCGGGATCGACTACAACATCTTCCTCATGACCCGGGTGCGGGAGGAGTCCCTGCGGCACGGGACGCGGGACGGGGTGGTCCGCGGGCTCGCCGTGACCGGCGGGGTCATCACCTCCGCCGGCCTGGTGCTCGCGGCGACCTTCGCGGCCCTCGGGGTGATCCCGATCCTGTTCCTCGCCCAGATCGCGTTCATCGTCGCCCTCGGCGTCCTGCTGGACACCTTCGTGGTCCGCACCCTGCTGGTGCCGGCCCTCGCCCTCGACCTCGGTCGGGTCATCTGGTGGCCCTCGGCGCTGTGGCGGCGCGGGAAGCCGTGA
- a CDS encoding MarR family winged helix-turn-helix transcriptional regulator, protein MAADPGSERQRTDPDLGTSLFSLAASDPRGELVDRSGLADEDVAQIDAVMAALVRLRAAEKALAEASLRYMELGETDMRALHVLIVAGNRGTPATPGSLARALGISTASTTKLLDRLERAGHVRREPHPSDRRATVLAVEPSTRAAALRTVGAQQARRVEAARRLAPGERRVVIDFLEDMAQRLSMDGVDWAESAED, encoded by the coding sequence ATGGCAGCTGATCCCGGGAGTGAGCGACAGCGGACCGACCCCGACCTCGGGACGTCGCTGTTCAGCCTCGCGGCGAGCGATCCCCGCGGAGAGCTCGTGGACCGCAGCGGACTCGCCGACGAGGACGTGGCCCAGATCGACGCGGTCATGGCCGCTCTCGTGCGTCTGCGTGCCGCCGAGAAGGCGCTCGCCGAGGCGTCGCTGCGCTACATGGAGCTGGGCGAGACCGACATGCGGGCTCTGCACGTGCTGATCGTCGCCGGGAACAGGGGGACGCCTGCCACCCCCGGTTCCCTCGCGCGTGCCCTCGGGATCTCCACCGCCTCGACCACCAAGCTGCTGGATCGTCTCGAGCGGGCGGGTCACGTGCGGCGCGAGCCCCATCCGTCGGACCGCCGCGCCACGGTGCTCGCGGTCGAGCCGTCGACCCGCGCCGCCGCCCTGCGCACGGTCGGAGCGCAGCAGGCCCGCCGGGTCGAGGCCGCTCGTCGGCTCGCTCCCGGGGAGCGCCGAGTCGTCATCGACTTCCTCGAGGACATGGCGCAGCGGCTCTCGATGGACGGGGTGGACTGGGCCGAGTCCGCGGAGGATTGA
- a CDS encoding NADP-dependent oxidoreductase codes for MSTTTNHRIRLAARPHGVPVESDFLRDEAPLPAPGPGQALLRTLWISLDPYVRGRMSDAKSYAAPMEVGDVIVGGTVSEVVSAESDALSPGDIVLGYGGWQEYSVEDVSALRKLDPSAAPISTALGVLGMPGFTAYAGLTAIGKVRPGETLAVAAAAGPVGSAVAQIARLRGARAIGIAGGERKAAHLEALGLDAALDHRAPDLPGRLAAAAPDGIDVYFENVGGAVWDAVLPLLNEFARVPVCGLAANYNATSLPEGPDRSGALMGQILSKSLTVRGFIQREFAPTMFADFQREMSGWIASGQVLYTEDVTEGLDRAPETFVGMLRGDNLGKTLIKVA; via the coding sequence ATGAGCACCACCACGAACCACCGCATCCGCCTCGCCGCCCGCCCCCACGGAGTCCCGGTCGAGTCCGACTTCCTCCGCGACGAGGCACCGCTCCCCGCTCCCGGGCCCGGCCAGGCCCTGCTGCGCACCCTGTGGATCTCCCTGGACCCCTACGTGCGCGGCCGCATGAGCGACGCGAAGTCCTATGCCGCCCCCATGGAGGTGGGCGACGTGATCGTGGGAGGGACCGTCTCCGAGGTGGTCTCCGCCGAGTCCGACGCCCTCTCCCCCGGCGACATCGTGCTCGGCTACGGCGGCTGGCAGGAGTACAGCGTCGAGGACGTCTCCGCGCTGCGCAAGCTGGACCCGTCGGCCGCCCCGATCTCCACCGCCCTCGGCGTGCTCGGCATGCCCGGCTTCACCGCCTACGCGGGCCTCACCGCGATCGGGAAAGTGCGGCCCGGCGAGACCCTCGCCGTCGCCGCGGCGGCCGGACCCGTCGGCTCCGCCGTCGCCCAGATCGCCAGGCTCCGCGGCGCCCGCGCGATCGGCATCGCCGGCGGCGAGCGCAAGGCCGCCCACCTCGAGGCGCTGGGCCTGGACGCCGCGCTCGACCACCGCGCCCCGGACCTGCCCGGCCGCCTCGCCGCGGCCGCGCCGGACGGCATCGACGTGTACTTCGAGAACGTGGGAGGCGCGGTCTGGGACGCCGTGCTGCCGCTGCTGAACGAGTTCGCGCGCGTGCCCGTGTGCGGACTGGCCGCGAACTACAACGCCACCTCCCTGCCCGAGGGGCCCGACCGCAGCGGCGCCCTCATGGGGCAGATCCTCTCGAAGAGCCTCACCGTGCGCGGCTTCATCCAGCGCGAGTTCGCGCCGACGATGTTCGCGGACTTCCAGCGCGAGATGAGCGGCTGGATCGCGAGCGGGCAGGTGCTCTACACCGAGGACGTCACCGAGGGACTGGACCGCGCGCCCGAGACCTTCGTGGGCATGCTGCGCGGCGACAACCTCGGCAAGACGCTCATCAAGGTCGCCTGA
- a CDS encoding glycosyltransferase family 2 protein, which translates to MSVKSSVRRWIVRHRPLQLRTQRAITLPRLPRRARQVGSVWAVSLVRNEADVIGLTVRNLLAQGVDGVIVLDHLSTDSTREVLAGITAEDPRVHLGTYQDPAHRQARVMSYLADRARRAGADWVVLFDADEFWCAQGGTVAEVLGGIEGARVAAAALHDAHPDGPEGVDLTAAGSRLLVETEPNTEKVAIRPEGWAWVDMGNHSALDLARSAPSELRILHIPYRSLGQMRAKAVNGAAAVRADTEFGPRVADHWKRLADYDGEIEREWAEATAPRRPVAEIGVPAPGATWEDVLGGGTTS; encoded by the coding sequence ATGAGCGTGAAGTCCTCCGTGAGGCGCTGGATCGTCAGGCATCGTCCGCTGCAGCTGCGCACCCAGCGAGCCATCACGCTGCCACGCCTCCCGCGCCGCGCGCGCCAGGTCGGCTCGGTCTGGGCCGTGTCCCTGGTGCGGAACGAGGCCGACGTCATCGGACTGACGGTGCGGAACCTTCTCGCCCAGGGTGTGGACGGGGTGATCGTGCTCGATCATCTCTCGACCGACTCCACGCGCGAGGTGCTGGCCGGGATCACCGCCGAGGATCCTCGCGTCCATCTCGGGACGTATCAGGATCCTGCGCACCGTCAGGCCCGGGTGATGTCGTACCTCGCCGATCGGGCCCGACGCGCCGGGGCGGACTGGGTCGTACTGTTCGACGCCGATGAGTTCTGGTGTGCGCAGGGCGGGACCGTGGCTGAGGTGCTCGGGGGGATAGAGGGGGCCCGCGTCGCGGCGGCTGCGCTCCATGACGCGCATCCGGACGGACCGGAGGGTGTCGATCTCACGGCGGCGGGGAGCCGCCTCCTGGTGGAGACGGAACCGAACACGGAGAAGGTCGCCATCCGGCCGGAGGGCTGGGCGTGGGTGGACATGGGCAACCACAGCGCACTGGACCTGGCCCGTTCCGCACCGTCCGAACTGCGGATCCTCCACATCCCGTACCGCAGCCTCGGGCAGATGCGGGCCAAAGCGGTCAACGGGGCGGCCGCTGTGCGCGCTGATACCGAGTTCGGGCCACGCGTCGCGGATCACTGGAAGCGGCTCGCGGATTACGACGGCGAGATCGAGCGGGAATGGGCTGAGGCGACGGCACCCCGCCGACCCGTGGCCGAGATCGGGGTCCCTGCTCCCGGGGCGACCTGGGAGGACGTGCTCGGCGGCGGCACGACATCGTGA
- a CDS encoding metallopeptidase family protein has translation MIEISREEFEEAVDDALDSLPDEVARAIAEANVVILVEEEPSREQSAGTELLGLYEGIPLDRRSVFDGYRQPDRIFVFRGPLQRISRTREQLVHQIAVTVLHELGHLFGISDERLHELGWG, from the coding sequence ATGATCGAGATCAGCCGCGAGGAGTTCGAGGAGGCGGTCGACGACGCCCTGGACTCGCTGCCGGACGAGGTGGCCCGCGCGATCGCCGAGGCGAACGTGGTGATCCTCGTGGAGGAGGAGCCGAGCCGTGAGCAGTCCGCCGGCACCGAGCTGCTGGGGCTGTACGAGGGGATCCCGCTGGACAGGCGCAGCGTCTTCGACGGGTACCGCCAGCCGGACCGGATCTTCGTCTTCCGCGGCCCGCTGCAACGCATCTCCCGCACCCGCGAGCAGCTGGTCCACCAGATCGCGGTGACCGTGCTGCACGAGCTCGGGCACCTGTTCGGCATCTCCGACGAGCGCCTCCACGAGCTGGGCTGGGGCTGA
- a CDS encoding response regulator transcription factor codes for MADDDVTRVGLIDDDSLVRAGLAMILGADPEIEVVGQAADGSEAVTLVQKHRPDVLLMDVRMPTLDGIAATKAVTALPNPPKIIMLTTFDMDEYVFQALEAGASGFLLKDTPPQDLARAVHVVAGGEAMLSPTVTRRMLTHFSDANPGSRQERHPGLDQLTERETEVLGAVGAGLSNAQIGMRLFMSEATVKAHVSKIFAKLDCTNRVQIAIIAHEAGLTDLDVDQV; via the coding sequence GTGGCCGACGACGACGTGACGCGCGTGGGACTGATCGACGACGACTCGCTGGTGCGCGCGGGCCTGGCCATGATCCTGGGGGCCGACCCCGAGATCGAGGTGGTCGGGCAGGCGGCCGACGGATCCGAGGCGGTCACGCTCGTCCAGAAGCATCGCCCCGACGTGCTCCTCATGGACGTGCGCATGCCGACCCTCGACGGGATCGCGGCGACCAAGGCCGTGACGGCCCTGCCGAACCCGCCGAAGATCATCATGCTCACCACCTTCGACATGGACGAGTACGTCTTCCAGGCGCTCGAGGCCGGGGCCAGCGGCTTCCTCCTCAAGGACACCCCGCCGCAGGACCTCGCCCGTGCCGTGCACGTGGTCGCCGGCGGCGAGGCGATGCTCTCCCCCACCGTCACCCGGCGCATGCTCACCCACTTCTCCGACGCGAACCCCGGCTCCCGTCAGGAGCGCCACCCGGGCCTGGACCAGCTCACCGAGCGCGAGACCGAGGTGCTCGGCGCGGTCGGCGCGGGGCTGTCCAACGCCCAGATCGGGATGCGGCTGTTCATGAGCGAGGCGACCGTGAAGGCGCACGTCTCGAAGATCTTCGCGAAGCTCGACTGCACCAACCGCGTGCAGATCGCGATCATCGCCCACGAGGCCGGGCTCACCGACCTCGACGTCGACCAGGTCTGA
- a CDS encoding sensor histidine kinase, which translates to MDHQGAPARQRWQEAAILVAVTAEAIAQLLLSTTWMGLVRGLLALVLGAALLLRHRHWRWLLPLVAAANAAAMSVTVLIIATYAFATRSSSRLLTVLFALLSALASSVPALVQLKAEPQASIMGMVLTLLIVAASAAIGMYTAVRRTLLAELRQRAEQAESGRAAAEEQARRAERTRIAREMHDIVAHKISLVALQAGALEVNPNLEREQVQQSAALIRGTATTALSELREVLGVLRGDGEQAPLAPQPTWEDVRKLVDESKDAGVAVDLFDFIDDPVPDPLARTAYRVVQEGLTNIHKHARHTKARVALIGEPGTDLVIEVSNVLPKGFTTDLPGARMGLSGIETRVTHAGGTITSGPTDDGRFEVRAVIPWPTTT; encoded by the coding sequence GTGGACCACCAGGGAGCTCCGGCGCGGCAGCGCTGGCAGGAGGCGGCGATCCTCGTCGCCGTCACGGCCGAGGCGATCGCGCAGCTGCTGCTGTCCACCACGTGGATGGGCCTGGTGCGGGGCCTGCTCGCCCTCGTGCTCGGCGCGGCGCTGCTGCTGCGCCACCGGCACTGGCGCTGGCTGCTGCCGCTGGTCGCGGCGGCGAATGCCGCGGCCATGTCGGTGACCGTGCTGATCATCGCGACCTACGCCTTCGCCACCCGCTCCTCGAGCCGCCTGCTGACGGTGCTGTTCGCTCTCCTCTCGGCGCTCGCCTCCTCCGTGCCCGCGCTCGTGCAGCTGAAGGCCGAGCCGCAGGCGAGCATCATGGGGATGGTGCTGACGCTGCTGATCGTCGCCGCCTCGGCCGCGATCGGGATGTACACCGCGGTGCGGCGCACGCTGCTGGCGGAGCTGCGCCAGCGGGCCGAGCAGGCCGAGTCCGGGCGCGCCGCCGCGGAGGAGCAGGCCCGACGGGCCGAGCGCACCCGCATCGCCCGGGAGATGCACGACATCGTCGCGCACAAGATCTCGCTGGTCGCCCTGCAGGCCGGGGCGCTCGAGGTGAACCCGAACCTGGAGCGCGAGCAGGTCCAGCAGTCCGCCGCGCTGATCCGCGGCACCGCCACCACCGCCCTGTCCGAGCTGCGGGAGGTGCTGGGGGTGCTGCGCGGCGACGGGGAGCAGGCGCCGCTGGCCCCGCAGCCCACCTGGGAGGACGTGCGCAAGCTCGTCGATGAGTCCAAGGACGCGGGCGTGGCGGTGGACCTGTTCGACTTCATCGACGACCCCGTCCCCGATCCGCTGGCCCGCACCGCCTACCGCGTGGTCCAGGAGGGGCTGACCAACATCCACAAGCACGCACGGCACACGAAGGCGCGGGTCGCACTGATCGGCGAGCCCGGCACCGACCTCGTGATCGAGGTCAGTAATGTGCTCCCCAAGGGGTTCACGACCGATCTGCCGGGTGCGCGGATGGGCCTGTCGGGCATCGAGACCCGCGTGACGCATGCGGGCGGCACCATCACGTCGGGACCCACCGACGACGGACGATTCGAAGTGAGGGCGGTGATCCCGTGGCCGACGACGACGTGA
- a CDS encoding ABC transporter ATP-binding protein has product MSHDEPHETDETPAAAPALEVRGLTKRYGDRTAVDDLTFSCRPGTITGFLGPNGAGKSTTLRILTGLADADHGEALVSGRRYRTLRRPAREIGVMLDARALHGGRTGIETLRLAARTVGMPRGRAEEVLAMVGLEGAAKVRVGGYSYGMRQRLGIGTALIGDPDVLVLDEPANGLDPEGIRWMRRLLRSFADAGGTVLLSSHQLREVEATVDRLVVISRGRLVREGTLADLTAVTGTRVASADMPALVRALDLHGIAHELRAGGELVASLSPEDMGRLALREQLVLTALGTSEGSGLEEVFFQLTGEGEPALAPATAAAA; this is encoded by the coding sequence ATGAGCCACGACGAGCCCCACGAGACCGACGAGACCCCTGCCGCCGCCCCCGCCCTCGAGGTGCGCGGACTGACCAAGCGCTACGGCGACCGCACGGCCGTCGACGACCTCACCTTCTCCTGCCGCCCCGGCACCATCACCGGATTCCTCGGCCCCAACGGCGCCGGCAAGTCCACCACCCTGCGGATCCTCACGGGCCTCGCCGACGCGGATCACGGCGAGGCGCTCGTGAGCGGTCGCCGTTACCGCACCCTGCGCCGCCCCGCCCGCGAGATCGGCGTCATGCTCGACGCCCGCGCCCTGCACGGCGGCCGCACCGGCATCGAGACCCTGCGCCTGGCCGCGAGGACGGTCGGCATGCCGAGAGGCCGCGCCGAGGAGGTGCTCGCGATGGTGGGCCTCGAGGGTGCGGCGAAGGTCCGCGTGGGCGGCTACTCCTACGGCATGCGCCAGCGGCTCGGGATCGGGACGGCGCTGATCGGCGACCCCGACGTGCTCGTGCTCGACGAGCCCGCCAACGGCCTGGACCCCGAGGGGATCCGCTGGATGCGCCGCCTGCTGCGCTCCTTCGCGGATGCCGGCGGCACCGTGCTGCTCTCCAGCCACCAGCTGCGCGAGGTCGAGGCGACCGTGGACCGGCTCGTGGTGATCTCCCGCGGCCGGCTGGTGCGCGAGGGGACCCTCGCCGACCTCACCGCCGTCACCGGCACCCGCGTCGCGAGCGCGGACATGCCGGCGCTCGTGCGGGCCCTGGACCTCCACGGCATCGCCCACGAGCTGCGCGCCGGCGGTGAGCTCGTCGCGAGCCTCAGCCCCGAGGACATGGGCCGCCTCGCCCTGCGCGAGCAGCTCGTGCTCACCGCGCTCGGCACCAGCGAGGGCAGCGGCCTCGAGGAGGTCTTCTTCCAGCTCACCGGCGAGGGCGAGCCCGCCCTCGCTCCGGCCACCGCCGCCGCGGCCTGA
- a CDS encoding ABC transporter permease, with protein sequence MRPDLDLRAALDTRGAAILLTLSLFALAGTAALGGLLQPSLMEGRTSDVELTVVLMTLPLALILPAVIVPVVAGEWSDRSIQNTFLQRPGRAGVLGSKTLTALVLAAGIVLVTVLLALGATWVGGELLGEGAILSTLDGVLTTQLAVLGATVLLSLSMGILLQSTVLGIVAAIGIPFVVSTAGTLAVAFGSETLAEIVRALDLTAAAVALAEGRAGAFELLPLVLLVLLPAVLGTRRWMRREIA encoded by the coding sequence ATGCGACCCGACCTCGACCTGCGCGCCGCCCTCGACACCCGCGGCGCCGCGATCCTGCTGACCCTGTCCCTGTTCGCCCTCGCCGGCACCGCCGCGCTCGGCGGCCTCCTCCAGCCCTCCCTCATGGAGGGCCGCACAAGCGACGTCGAGCTGACCGTGGTGCTCATGACCCTGCCCCTCGCGCTCATCCTCCCGGCAGTGATCGTGCCGGTCGTGGCGGGGGAGTGGTCCGACCGCTCCATCCAGAACACCTTCCTCCAGCGCCCCGGCCGCGCCGGCGTGCTCGGCTCCAAGACCCTCACGGCGCTGGTCCTCGCCGCCGGGATCGTGCTGGTCACGGTGCTGCTCGCGCTCGGGGCGACCTGGGTGGGCGGCGAGCTGCTCGGCGAGGGCGCGATCCTCTCCACCCTCGACGGCGTGCTGACCACGCAGCTCGCCGTGCTCGGCGCGACCGTGCTGCTGTCCCTCTCCATGGGGATCCTGCTGCAGTCCACCGTGCTCGGCATCGTCGCCGCGATCGGCATCCCGTTCGTCGTCTCGACCGCGGGGACGCTCGCCGTCGCCTTCGGCTCCGAGACCCTCGCCGAGATCGTGCGGGCCCTGGACCTCACCGCCGCCGCCGTGGCGCTCGCCGAGGGGCGCGCCGGTGCGTTCGAGCTGCTGCCGCTGGTGCTGCTGGTGCTCCTGCCCGCCGTGCTCGGCACCCGGCGCTGGATGCGGCGCGAGATCGCCTGA